A portion of the Myxococcaceae bacterium JPH2 genome contains these proteins:
- the cyoE gene encoding protoheme IX farnesyltransferase translates to MSARAVSLSSTASDLVSLTKPSLSSLVIITTAGGMWLAPGSLSPGRALVTLLATSGTVGAANALNCYLERHSDQFMARTRNRPLPAGRMDPAVALWFGISLAAVSLPALALGANLLTAGLGLLALLSYVLAYTPLKARTSAAMLVGAVPGALPPLMGWTAVTNVLDSGGFALFAILFLWQMPHFLAIALFRKEEYAAAGLKSVPLERGDESSRAQLVLYVVALVPMTLLPFQLNIAGVWYLAAAAGLGLAFLAMGAWGFFKQLGKPWARQTFFYSLLYLTGLFAALMLDRVPRG, encoded by the coding sequence GTGAGCGCGCGTGCCGTGTCCTTGTCGTCCACCGCGTCCGACCTGGTCTCCCTCACCAAGCCCAGCCTCTCCAGCCTCGTCATCATCACGACGGCCGGAGGCATGTGGCTGGCGCCTGGCTCGCTGAGCCCCGGGCGCGCGCTGGTGACGCTGCTGGCCACCTCGGGCACCGTCGGCGCGGCCAACGCGCTCAACTGCTACCTGGAGCGCCACAGCGATCAGTTCATGGCGCGCACCCGCAACCGGCCGCTGCCCGCCGGGCGCATGGACCCCGCGGTCGCGCTCTGGTTCGGCATCTCGCTGGCGGCGGTGTCGCTGCCCGCGCTGGCCCTGGGCGCCAACCTGCTGACGGCGGGCCTGGGGCTCCTGGCGCTCCTGAGCTACGTGCTCGCGTACACGCCGCTCAAGGCGCGCACGTCCGCGGCGATGCTCGTGGGCGCGGTGCCCGGCGCGCTGCCGCCGCTGATGGGCTGGACCGCGGTGACGAACGTGCTGGACTCGGGCGGCTTCGCGCTGTTCGCCATCCTGTTCCTCTGGCAGATGCCGCACTTCCTCGCCATCGCGCTGTTCCGCAAGGAGGAGTACGCCGCCGCGGGCCTCAAGTCCGTGCCGCTGGAGCGCGGCGACGAGTCCAGCCGCGCGCAGCTCGTGCTCTACGTGGTGGCGCTCGTCCCCATGACGCTCTTGCCCTTCCAGCTGAACATCGCGGGCGTGTGGTACCTGGCCGCGGCGGCCGGGCTGGGGCTCGCCTTCCTGGCCATGGGCGCGTGGGGCTTCTTCAAGCAGCTGGGGAAGCCGTGGGCGCGCCAGACGTTCTTCTATTCGCTGCTGTACCTGACCGGCCTGTTCGCCGCGCTGATGCTCGACCGCGTCCCTCGCGGCTAG
- a CDS encoding ABC transporter ATP-binding protein: protein MLESPVPSLPPPLLQLEGLTRRFAGRTAVDGLSLSVRQGEILGLLGPNGAGKSTTFQLLAGLLAPDAGHVRFEGQPLSLSDPSLRRRMGIIFQRGSLDDLLSARENLLLGARLYGLSGARARERVETMLTLIGLSDRGDERVGTWSGGMRRRLELARALVHQPRVLLMDEPTQGLDEGSFRTFWAHLKRLRDAEGITVLLTTHRADEAEVCDRLAVLDGGKLVACDTPAALAARMGGDILTLEAPEPEALAAQVRERLGLDASVVEGQVRVEVAQGHALVPRLVEAFPPGRFASVSLRRPTLADVFLQLTGRALGADAPAPQPVAKRSRR from the coding sequence ATGCTTGAGAGCCCGGTCCCCTCGCTTCCTCCCCCCTTGCTGCAACTGGAGGGGCTCACGCGCCGTTTCGCTGGCCGCACCGCGGTGGATGGCCTGTCGCTGTCCGTGCGACAGGGCGAGATCCTGGGCCTGCTCGGCCCCAATGGCGCGGGCAAGTCCACCACGTTCCAGCTCCTGGCGGGGCTGCTCGCCCCCGACGCGGGGCACGTTCGCTTCGAGGGACAGCCGCTGTCCCTGAGCGACCCGTCGCTGCGCCGCCGCATGGGCATCATCTTCCAGCGGGGCAGCCTGGATGACCTGCTGTCCGCGCGCGAGAACCTGCTCCTGGGGGCCCGGCTGTACGGCCTGTCCGGCGCGCGGGCGCGCGAGCGGGTGGAGACGATGCTCACGCTCATCGGCCTCAGCGACCGGGGCGACGAGCGCGTGGGGACGTGGTCGGGCGGCATGCGGCGACGGTTGGAGCTGGCGCGCGCGCTCGTGCACCAGCCTCGCGTGCTCTTGATGGACGAACCCACCCAGGGTTTGGACGAGGGCTCCTTCCGCACCTTCTGGGCGCACCTCAAGCGCCTGCGCGACGCGGAGGGCATCACGGTGCTGCTCACCACCCACCGCGCGGACGAGGCGGAGGTGTGCGACCGGCTCGCGGTCCTGGACGGAGGGAAGCTGGTGGCGTGTGACACGCCGGCGGCGCTCGCGGCGCGCATGGGGGGAGACATCCTGACCCTGGAGGCGCCGGAGCCCGAGGCCCTGGCCGCGCAGGTGCGAGAGCGCCTGGGCCTGGATGCGAGCGTGGTGGAGGGGCAGGTGCGCGTGGAGGTCGCGCAAGGACATGCGCTGGTGCCGCGGCTGGTGGAGGCCTTCCCTCCGGGGCGGTTCGCCTCCGTGTCGCTGCGCCGGCCCACGCTGGCGGACGTGTTCCTCCAGCTCACCGGGCGCGCGCTCGGAGCGGATGCTCCGGCCCCGCAGCCTGTCGCGAAGAGGAGTCGCCGATGA
- a CDS encoding ABC transporter permease, translating into MSAEVSADQPALEAPVATRPEPGALALQWATVRVLLARDVVRFFRQPSRVVGALAQPILFWFVIGSGFAGSFRVEGAQGLGYQQFFFPGVVTMVVLFSAIFATITVIEDRKEGFLQAVLAGPGSRLAVVLGKALGSSTIALMQASLFLLFAPLAGVRGDTVNLPLLATVMVLSALALTGMGMSLAWWVRSSAGYHAVMSIVLLPMWVLSGAMFPLKGAGPVMAWVMRLNPMRFSVEGVRRALYGVEASAAVGSAQSGLGLEVPVLLAFAVVFLGLAAFSVSRRE; encoded by the coding sequence ATGAGCGCCGAGGTGTCCGCGGATCAGCCCGCGCTGGAGGCCCCCGTGGCCACGCGTCCCGAGCCCGGGGCGTTGGCGCTGCAATGGGCGACGGTGCGCGTGCTGCTGGCGCGCGACGTGGTGCGCTTCTTCCGGCAGCCGAGCCGCGTGGTGGGCGCGCTCGCGCAGCCCATCCTTTTCTGGTTCGTCATCGGCTCGGGCTTCGCGGGCTCGTTCCGCGTGGAGGGCGCGCAGGGGCTGGGCTACCAGCAGTTCTTCTTCCCGGGCGTCGTCACCATGGTGGTCCTCTTCAGCGCCATCTTCGCCACCATCACCGTCATCGAGGACCGCAAGGAGGGCTTCCTCCAGGCGGTGCTCGCCGGGCCGGGTTCTCGGCTCGCGGTGGTGTTGGGCAAGGCGCTGGGCTCGTCCACCATCGCGCTGATGCAGGCGTCGCTGTTCCTCTTGTTCGCGCCGTTGGCCGGGGTTCGTGGCGACACGGTGAACCTGCCGCTGTTGGCCACGGTGATGGTGCTGTCGGCGCTCGCGCTGACGGGCATGGGCATGTCGCTGGCGTGGTGGGTGCGCTCCAGCGCGGGCTACCACGCGGTGATGAGCATCGTGCTCCTGCCCATGTGGGTGCTGTCCGGGGCCATGTTCCCGCTGAAGGGCGCGGGGCCGGTCATGGCGTGGGTGATGCGGCTCAACCCCATGCGCTTCTCCGTCGAAGGCGTGCGCCGGGCGCTCTATGGCGTCGAGGCGTCCGCGGCGGTGGGCTCCGCCCAGAGCGGCCTGGGGCTGGAAGTCCCGGTGCTGCTCGCGTTCGCGGTGGTGTTCCTGGGGCTAGCGGCCTTCAGCGTGAGCCGCCGCGAGTAG
- a CDS encoding carboxypeptidase regulatory-like domain-containing protein has product MTLRSLGLAVVGAAGLMALPACKKDEAPPAPAPATETPSAAKPAAPVAAAAAPIAPAGKGVVKGVVKFTGEAPAMADLPASLDTACEGRPVKEQSVLVKDGHLQNVLVRVKGPVAGAPPAPSTPVLVDQSKCTYLPRVQGAMPGQQVMFKNSDGTLHNVRGVVGTKPVFNVAQPPSAAPVEKPLPADADVLKLKCDVHPWMAAFVVANANPYFATTGEDGAFTLTGLPAGTYTLEAWHETLGTKTAEVTVKDDAPAEAAFDFSAADATAKK; this is encoded by the coding sequence ATGACGCTGCGTTCGCTCGGCCTGGCGGTGGTGGGTGCCGCGGGCCTGATGGCCCTGCCGGCTTGCAAGAAGGACGAGGCGCCGCCCGCGCCTGCTCCCGCGACGGAGACTCCCTCTGCCGCCAAGCCCGCAGCGCCGGTGGCCGCTGCCGCAGCGCCGATCGCGCCCGCGGGCAAGGGCGTGGTGAAGGGCGTGGTGAAGTTCACGGGCGAGGCGCCCGCGATGGCGGACCTGCCCGCGAGCCTCGACACCGCCTGCGAGGGACGGCCGGTGAAGGAGCAGTCGGTGCTCGTGAAGGATGGGCACCTGCAGAACGTGCTGGTGCGCGTGAAGGGGCCCGTGGCCGGTGCGCCGCCCGCGCCCTCCACGCCGGTCCTCGTGGACCAGTCCAAGTGCACGTACCTGCCGCGCGTGCAGGGCGCGATGCCCGGCCAGCAGGTGATGTTCAAGAACAGCGACGGCACGCTCCACAACGTCCGCGGCGTGGTGGGCACCAAGCCCGTGTTCAACGTCGCGCAGCCGCCATCGGCCGCTCCGGTCGAGAAGCCGCTGCCCGCGGACGCGGACGTGCTCAAGCTCAAGTGTGACGTGCACCCGTGGATGGCGGCCTTCGTCGTCGCCAACGCGAACCCGTACTTCGCGACCACGGGCGAGGACGGCGCCTTCACGCTCACGGGCCTGCCGGCGGGCACGTACACGCTGGAGGCATGGCACGAGACGCTCGGCACGAAGACGGCCGAGGTGACGGTGAAGGACGACGCTCCTGCCGAGGCGGCCTTCGACTTCTCCGCCGCGGACGCCACGGCGAAGAAGTAG
- a CDS encoding HAMP domain-containing histidine kinase: protein MGRLGHYVRARLHRRLFMWFGASILVTSMLVGAVMNLVGGTLWSQEAERMRHYVGNRFAEAWDVPAQRQALMEGIARDLNVSVELLDTSGAVIAHAGEPCHGPDISVPVERDGTRMGQARACYGNTRNRPIWRFILPLALSATVLWAASGGIARKLARPVDILVRATQALGAGKLDVRASLDWHATGEFAELAEAFNDMAARIEKQVVDQRELLAAVSHELRTPLARMRVLTELLRDSGGSPRTLDQMDREVVELDALVGELLASSRLDFGQLTPKVLDGRELACRALERAGLAAEKLDVTAEEPGLVADATLLGRALVNLLDNARKHGGGAESLRMMPRGDAEVAFCVDDRGPGLLPGEETRIFQPFYRKDRGGEAREAGSLGLGLALVQRIARAHGGETFAENRPGGGARVGFTVRRQGPPNRAET, encoded by the coding sequence ATGGGGCGCCTGGGCCACTACGTGCGCGCCCGGCTGCACCGCCGGCTCTTCATGTGGTTCGGCGCGAGCATCCTCGTCACCAGCATGTTGGTGGGCGCGGTGATGAACCTGGTGGGCGGCACGCTGTGGAGCCAGGAAGCAGAGCGCATGCGCCACTACGTCGGCAATCGCTTCGCCGAGGCCTGGGACGTGCCCGCGCAGCGGCAGGCGCTGATGGAGGGCATTGCTCGCGACTTGAACGTGTCCGTGGAGCTGCTGGACACGAGCGGCGCCGTCATCGCCCACGCGGGCGAGCCCTGCCACGGGCCCGACATCTCCGTGCCCGTGGAGCGCGACGGCACGCGGATGGGCCAGGCGCGCGCTTGCTACGGCAACACGCGCAACCGGCCCATCTGGCGATTCATCCTGCCGCTGGCGTTGTCGGCGACCGTGCTGTGGGCCGCCTCGGGAGGCATCGCCCGGAAGCTGGCGCGCCCCGTGGACATCCTCGTGCGCGCCACCCAGGCGCTCGGCGCGGGCAAGCTGGATGTCCGAGCGAGCCTGGACTGGCACGCCACGGGGGAGTTCGCCGAGCTGGCCGAGGCCTTCAACGACATGGCCGCGCGCATCGAGAAGCAGGTGGTGGATCAACGCGAGCTGCTCGCCGCCGTCTCGCATGAGCTGCGCACGCCCCTGGCTCGCATGCGCGTCCTCACGGAGCTGCTGCGTGACAGCGGCGGCAGCCCCCGCACGCTCGACCAGATGGACCGCGAGGTGGTGGAGCTGGACGCACTGGTGGGCGAGCTGTTGGCCAGCTCGCGGCTGGACTTCGGGCAGCTCACGCCCAAGGTGCTGGATGGCCGGGAGCTGGCGTGTCGGGCGCTGGAGCGCGCGGGCCTCGCGGCCGAGAAGCTCGACGTCACCGCCGAGGAGCCGGGACTGGTGGCGGACGCCACACTGCTGGGGCGCGCCCTGGTGAACCTGCTGGACAACGCGCGCAAGCACGGCGGCGGCGCGGAGTCGCTGCGGATGATGCCGCGCGGCGATGCCGAGGTGGCCTTCTGCGTGGACGACCGCGGCCCGGGCCTCCTCCCAGGTGAGGAGACGCGCATCTTCCAGCCGTTCTATCGCAAGGACCGCGGCGGAGAGGCCCGCGAGGCCGGCTCCCTGGGCCTGGGGCTCGCGCTCGTGCAGCGCATCGCGCGGGCCCACGGAGGAGAGACCTTCGCGGAGAACCGCCCAGGCGGAGGCGCGCGGGTGGGCTTCACGGTCCGCCGTCAGGGTCCGCCGAACCGCGCGGAGACCTGA
- a CDS encoding response regulator transcription factor gives MSTRVLLIDDDTRMYELLAEYLGKNGLTVSHAVDGGRGLAALEAGAYDAVLLDVMMPGMDGLEVCKRIRAKSRIPVLMLTAKGDETDRVVGLELGADDYLPKPFSPRELLARLRAVLRRSQPSAVADRLESAGVSIDVAGREVQVDGKAVDLTGLEFDLLVALVRRAGRVIPRDALLGEAGRTDTVVGERTVDVHISHLRQKLGDAGTRLIKTVRGVGYVFAKEGA, from the coding sequence ATGTCCACACGCGTCCTGCTCATCGACGACGACACCCGGATGTACGAACTGCTCGCCGAGTACCTCGGGAAGAACGGCCTCACCGTCAGCCATGCGGTCGACGGAGGTCGCGGGCTGGCGGCGCTGGAGGCCGGGGCCTACGACGCCGTGCTCCTGGACGTGATGATGCCGGGCATGGATGGCCTGGAGGTGTGCAAGCGCATCCGGGCCAAGAGTCGCATCCCGGTCCTCATGCTCACCGCCAAGGGCGACGAGACGGACCGCGTGGTGGGCTTGGAGCTGGGCGCGGACGACTATCTGCCCAAGCCCTTCAGTCCGCGCGAGCTGCTCGCGCGGCTGCGCGCGGTGCTGCGACGCTCGCAGCCCTCGGCGGTGGCGGACCGCCTGGAGTCCGCGGGCGTCTCCATCGATGTGGCCGGACGCGAGGTCCAGGTGGACGGCAAAGCGGTGGACCTCACCGGCCTGGAGTTCGACCTCCTGGTGGCCTTGGTCCGCCGCGCGGGGCGCGTCATCCCGCGCGACGCGCTCCTGGGTGAAGCCGGCCGCACGGACACCGTTGTCGGCGAGCGCACCGTGGACGTTCACATCTCCCATCTGAGACAGAAGCTCGGCGACGCGGGCACCCGGCTCATCAAGACCGTGCGCGGCGTGGGCTACGTCTTCGCCAAAGAGGGCGCATGA
- a CDS encoding periplasmic heavy metal sensor, with protein sequence MFGFVFGTACLAGLFATVRRGYHHRWHSHHPFGHGERRGFGWRPRLHWLFERLDATPGQEKVISKAVDDVFEALGKARSVLGDSRSSLAQAMRGEQFDGAAVRELFSRQDIALEEVRRTVQGALAQVHEALEPHQRRELADLMERGWHHGWQGRHHGRCGWRGRGHHHGPHSDDARPPMY encoded by the coding sequence ATGTTTGGATTTGTCTTTGGAACCGCGTGCCTCGCCGGACTCTTCGCCACGGTGCGCCGGGGCTATCACCACCGCTGGCACTCGCATCACCCGTTCGGACACGGCGAGCGCCGCGGCTTCGGTTGGCGTCCCCGCCTGCACTGGCTGTTCGAGCGGCTGGACGCGACGCCCGGCCAGGAGAAGGTCATTTCGAAGGCCGTGGATGACGTGTTCGAGGCGCTCGGCAAGGCGCGCTCGGTGCTCGGTGACAGCCGCTCCAGCCTCGCCCAGGCCATGCGCGGCGAGCAGTTCGACGGCGCCGCCGTGCGCGAGCTGTTCAGCCGCCAGGACATCGCGCTGGAGGAAGTCCGCCGCACCGTGCAGGGCGCGCTCGCGCAGGTCCACGAGGCCCTGGAGCCGCACCAGCGCCGCGAGCTCGCGGACCTGATGGAGCGCGGCTGGCACCACGGCTGGCAGGGCCGCCACCACGGCCGCTGCGGCTGGCGCGGTCGCGGGCACCACCACGGGCCGCACTCCGATGACGCCCGTCCCCCCATGTACTGA
- a CDS encoding cold-shock protein, with translation MATGTVKWFNDAKGFGFIAQENGEDVFCHHSAINMDGFRTLQEGQKVEFDVTRGPKGLQAQNVRLSQS, from the coding sequence ATGGCAACTGGAACTGTGAAGTGGTTCAACGACGCGAAGGGGTTCGGGTTCATCGCCCAGGAGAATGGTGAGGATGTCTTCTGCCACCACTCCGCCATCAACATGGATGGCTTCCGTACCCTCCAAGAGGGTCAGAAGGTGGAGTTCGACGTGACGCGCGGTCCCAAGGGACTCCAGGCCCAGAACGTGCGCCTCTCCCAGAGCTGA
- a CDS encoding TetR/AcrR family transcriptional regulator: MASHRSGAGDPARTLELLWRKDLPTPSGQRGPKPTLSVDAIVVAGIALADEEGLDALTMRKLAERLSVGPMTLYTYVPGRAEVVDLMLDWLYARMERRAPRGTGWRARLEAVAHDNRALHERHGWLAEVSTLRPPLGPGLMEKYEYELGALDGIGLEDVERDAALSFVLGFVESTARASAAATAAKRESSQSDAEWWSANAPLLGRILDPARYPLASRVGSAAGAAHGATLDPDHAFHFGLERVLDGLDALVSRKGRKRPGPPRQAP, translated from the coding sequence ATGGCTTCTCATCGCAGCGGGGCGGGCGACCCGGCCCGGACGCTGGAGCTTCTGTGGCGCAAGGACCTCCCCACTCCTTCGGGGCAGCGTGGCCCCAAGCCCACGCTGAGCGTGGACGCCATCGTCGTCGCGGGCATCGCGCTCGCGGATGAGGAGGGCCTGGACGCGCTGACCATGCGCAAGCTGGCCGAGCGCCTGTCGGTTGGCCCGATGACGCTCTACACCTACGTCCCCGGCAGGGCGGAGGTGGTGGACCTGATGCTCGACTGGCTCTATGCGCGCATGGAGCGGCGCGCACCGCGGGGCACGGGCTGGCGCGCGCGGCTGGAGGCCGTGGCTCACGACAACCGCGCCCTGCACGAGCGCCACGGCTGGCTCGCAGAGGTGTCCACGCTGCGCCCGCCGCTCGGCCCCGGGTTGATGGAGAAGTACGAGTACGAGTTGGGCGCGCTCGATGGCATCGGGCTGGAGGATGTGGAGAGAGATGCCGCGCTGAGCTTCGTGCTCGGCTTCGTCGAGTCCACGGCGCGCGCCTCCGCCGCGGCCACGGCCGCCAAACGGGAGTCCTCCCAGAGCGACGCGGAGTGGTGGAGCGCGAACGCGCCGCTCCTGGGACGCATCCTCGACCCGGCACGCTACCCCCTCGCGTCTCGGGTCGGCTCCGCCGCGGGCGCCGCGCACGGCGCCACGCTCGACCCGGACCACGCCTTCCACTTCGGCCTCGAGCGCGTCCTTGACGGCCTCGACGCCCTCGTCTCGCGCAAGGGCCGCAAGCGCCCAGGGCCGCCGCGACAGGCCCCCTGA
- a CDS encoding VOC family protein: protein MRVTASAVSLNVDDVVASASFVKRHFGFTEDMSADGFVSLSRKDVGFQLIYLRKGLATLKPESLKHQRAEGVLVVLVVDDVDAEYRRLQTEGVAVLTPIETESWGERYFQVADGNGVIIQLVQWVQAPPGAGA from the coding sequence ATGCGCGTCACCGCGTCCGCTGTCTCCTTGAATGTCGATGATGTCGTCGCGTCCGCGTCGTTCGTGAAGCGCCACTTCGGCTTCACCGAGGACATGTCGGCGGACGGGTTCGTGTCCTTGTCGCGCAAGGACGTGGGCTTCCAGCTCATCTACCTGCGCAAGGGGCTGGCGACGCTGAAGCCGGAGTCGCTGAAGCACCAGCGGGCGGAGGGGGTGCTCGTGGTCCTCGTGGTCGACGACGTCGACGCGGAGTACCGCCGGCTCCAGACGGAAGGGGTGGCGGTGCTCACGCCCATCGAGACGGAGTCGTGGGGCGAGCGCTACTTCCAGGTGGCGGACGGCAATGGCGTCATCATCCAGCTCGTCCAGTGGGTCCAGGCGCCGCCGGGTGCGGGGGCCTGA
- a CDS encoding S9 family peptidase, protein MNAMNIMPWALVLTVACATPPRAASFVVASPLAPPIAKRVPHAITLHGDTRQDEYAWLQEQNNPEVLAYLQAETDYARAFMQRSAVLQERLYQEMLGHLQQTDSSVPHRKGGYLHYSRTEAGKPYPIHCRKRISPEGPEEVLLDLNVLATGHRFIKLKAFTVSDDGQLLAYSIDTTGARDYTLFIKDLRTGTLLPEQRDHVDGVAWAADNRTLLYVTEDAAKRSHRLWRHVLGEPQDTLAFEETDERLNLALSRSRSGDYLFIQSRGNTLSEVRVLKADTPAATPRMVAPREEGHTYSVDHRGGLFYIRTNSHAPQFRLVTAPVEAPGPEHWKELLAPRQAVMLEGVELFADHLVLSEREAGLQYLTVLDLTTGERHRVSFPEEVYEVDLERNEEWNTRVLRFRYQSPITPAATFDYDMRTHQRTLLKQQHVPGYEPSRYTTERLSVTVADGTRVPVSLVYRKGLRRDGSAPMYLKGYGAYGDTPSLGFFSNDISMLERGIVVATAHVRGGGELGEAWHDAGRGHQKMNTFTDFISVAEALIDRGYTSRERLAIWGGSAGGLLVGTVLNLRPDLFRVALLHYPFVDVLDAMLDASLALTIPEYAEWGNPTLAADYANIKQYCPYTQVKRQPYPAMLVMAALNDSQVNYWQPAKWVARLRANKTRDTPLLLHMDMDTGHAGPSDRYAFLREVAFTLSFVFTELGIDP, encoded by the coding sequence ATGAACGCAATGAACATCATGCCGTGGGCCCTCGTGCTGACCGTCGCCTGCGCGACGCCGCCTCGCGCCGCCTCCTTCGTCGTCGCGAGCCCACTCGCGCCACCGATCGCGAAGCGCGTCCCTCATGCCATCACCCTCCATGGGGATACGCGCCAGGACGAGTACGCGTGGCTTCAAGAGCAGAACAACCCCGAGGTGCTCGCCTACCTCCAGGCGGAAACGGACTATGCACGGGCGTTCATGCAGCGCTCAGCCGTTCTCCAGGAGCGCCTCTACCAGGAGATGCTCGGACACCTCCAACAAACGGACTCCAGCGTGCCCCATCGCAAGGGTGGATACCTCCACTACTCGCGGACCGAGGCAGGCAAGCCCTACCCGATCCACTGTCGCAAGCGCATCTCCCCCGAAGGGCCCGAAGAGGTGCTGCTCGACCTGAACGTGCTCGCCACCGGACACCGCTTCATCAAGCTCAAGGCCTTCACGGTCAGCGACGACGGTCAACTCCTGGCGTACTCCATCGACACCACCGGAGCACGCGACTACACCCTTTTCATCAAGGACCTTCGCACCGGGACACTGCTGCCTGAACAGCGCGACCATGTCGATGGCGTAGCCTGGGCCGCCGACAATCGCACCCTGCTCTATGTCACCGAGGACGCGGCGAAGCGCTCACACCGCCTCTGGCGTCATGTGTTGGGCGAGCCCCAAGACACCCTTGCCTTCGAAGAGACGGACGAGCGCCTCAACCTGGCCCTTTCCCGCTCGCGGTCGGGCGACTACCTCTTCATCCAGAGCCGGGGAAACACCCTGAGCGAGGTGCGCGTGCTGAAGGCAGACACGCCCGCGGCAACGCCTCGCATGGTGGCCCCGCGAGAGGAAGGTCACACGTACAGCGTGGACCACCGGGGCGGACTCTTCTACATCCGAACCAACTCCCACGCCCCCCAGTTCCGCCTCGTCACCGCCCCAGTGGAGGCACCTGGCCCGGAACACTGGAAGGAGCTGCTGGCCCCTCGGCAGGCGGTGATGTTGGAGGGCGTCGAGCTCTTCGCGGACCATCTCGTGCTCTCCGAGCGTGAGGCAGGGCTGCAGTACCTGACAGTGCTCGACCTCACCACGGGGGAGCGACACCGGGTGAGCTTTCCCGAGGAGGTCTACGAGGTGGACCTGGAGCGAAACGAGGAGTGGAACACGCGCGTCTTGCGGTTCCGCTATCAGTCGCCCATCACCCCTGCCGCCACCTTCGACTACGACATGAGGACGCACCAGCGAACACTTCTCAAGCAGCAGCACGTTCCTGGCTATGAGCCCTCACGCTACACGACGGAGCGGCTGTCCGTGACGGTGGCGGACGGGACGCGAGTCCCGGTCAGCCTCGTGTACCGCAAGGGTTTGCGCCGGGACGGCAGCGCCCCCATGTACCTCAAGGGCTATGGCGCATACGGTGACACCCCGTCCCTGGGCTTCTTCTCCAATGACATCTCCATGCTGGAGCGCGGCATCGTGGTGGCCACGGCGCACGTGCGCGGCGGCGGAGAACTCGGCGAGGCGTGGCACGACGCGGGTCGTGGACACCAGAAGATGAACACCTTCACGGACTTCATCTCCGTGGCGGAGGCGCTCATCGACCGGGGCTACACGTCTCGGGAGCGACTGGCCATCTGGGGTGGCAGCGCCGGTGGGCTGCTCGTGGGGACGGTCCTCAATCTGCGCCCGGACCTGTTCCGCGTAGCGCTCCTGCACTACCCCTTCGTGGATGTCCTCGACGCGATGCTGGACGCCTCCTTGGCCCTCACCATTCCCGAGTATGCGGAGTGGGGAAACCCCACCCTCGCCGCGGACTACGCCAACATCAAGCAGTACTGCCCCTACACTCAGGTCAAACGACAGCCCTACCCAGCGATGCTGGTGATGGCCGCGCTGAACGACAGCCAGGTGAATTACTGGCAGCCCGCGAAGTGGGTCGCCCGGCTGCGGGCCAACAAGACGCGCGACACGCCCCTGCTCCTCCACATGGACATGGATACGGGCCACGCAGGTCCCTCGGACCGGTATGCGTTCCTGCGCGAAGTGGCATTCACCTTGAGCTTCGTCTTCACCGAACTGGGCATCGACCCATAA
- a CDS encoding DJ-1/PfpI/YhbO family deglycase/protease, with product MMLSPLASTLLATWLMATPNEDVDAIRATVADYTEGVKSGDAARLQRAFHPESKLLFVSPEGAFTAWTSAEYIQNVAKHPFPEREDRVLQVDVFGTAAVAKVSIRAPKWNFIDYISLLKLNGQWTIVSKVFHKEPRPEVPAQTTPPSPPVASKAIPNAPALAAGPLAGRTVAMLVTNGFNVPEMTETRRALENAGAKVELVAPKAGSVRASAGPGQVSEFPVDRALGDVRADTYHALYLPGGTESADSLRLVPEAVTFVQDFLRTKKPVAAICHGLWLLADAGGVKGRRVTSYPSLRRDLQNAGATWVDEEVVMDGTLVTSRQPADLPAFNRQVVARFARPTSP from the coding sequence ATGATGCTGTCTCCCTTGGCCTCGACCCTGCTCGCCACCTGGTTGATGGCCACCCCCAACGAAGACGTCGACGCCATCCGCGCGACCGTCGCTGACTACACCGAGGGGGTGAAGTCCGGCGACGCCGCACGACTCCAGCGCGCGTTCCATCCCGAGTCGAAGCTCCTCTTCGTGAGCCCCGAGGGCGCATTCACGGCCTGGACGAGCGCGGAGTACATCCAGAACGTGGCGAAGCACCCCTTCCCCGAGCGCGAGGACCGGGTCCTCCAGGTGGATGTCTTTGGCACCGCCGCCGTCGCCAAGGTCTCCATCCGCGCGCCGAAGTGGAACTTCATCGACTACATCTCGCTGCTCAAGCTCAACGGCCAGTGGACCATCGTGAGCAAGGTCTTCCACAAAGAGCCACGCCCGGAGGTCCCCGCGCAGACCACCCCTCCCTCGCCGCCCGTCGCCTCAAAGGCCATTCCAAACGCGCCTGCCCTGGCAGCAGGCCCGCTCGCGGGCAGGACCGTGGCGATGCTCGTCACGAACGGCTTCAACGTTCCCGAGATGACCGAGACGCGTCGCGCTCTGGAGAACGCGGGAGCAAAGGTGGAGCTGGTAGCACCCAAGGCCGGGAGCGTGCGCGCGTCGGCGGGACCAGGACAGGTGAGCGAGTTCCCGGTGGACCGCGCCCTCGGTGACGTCCGCGCCGACACGTACCACGCGCTCTATCTCCCCGGCGGCACCGAGAGCGCGGACAGCCTGCGGCTCGTCCCCGAGGCGGTGACCTTCGTGCAGGACTTCCTTCGGACAAAGAAGCCGGTCGCGGCCATCTGCCACGGGCTGTGGCTGCTCGCGGACGCCGGTGGCGTGAAGGGGCGTCGCGTGACGTCCTACCCTTCCCTCCGCCGGGACCTGCAGAATGCCGGAGCCACCTGGGTCGACGAGGAAGTGGTGATGGATGGAACGCTCGTCACCAGCCGCCAGCCCGCGGATCTCCCCGCATTCAATCGACAGGTGGTGGCGCGCTTCGCTCGGCCCACCTCGCCCTGA